In one Bradyrhizobium sp. 4 genomic region, the following are encoded:
- a CDS encoding substrate-binding domain-containing protein: MRATVNFPAHGGPALPPSLLFRNLSSAAADFDLSPTDAHFMKRRGAHNKLRIGGFMCCTGSPGVWGPCATSSAQLAVAEINKRGGILGREIELSIYDAGGPLDGILSRAEQAIASDEIDLIVGLHTSAVRVALRKVTTRHRIPYIYTPVYEGGEQTPGVMAIGETPRWQSRPSIHWLAEVKKAARWYLIGSDYVWPWQSHRAVKRYIKEAGGHVVGEEFVPLGEDNHEPHLERIRAARPDVVLISLIGTDSITFNRAFGECGLGATTLRLAGAMDETVLLGIGADNSENLFCASGYFPGIGSRANDDFQSRYRAMFGPNGPPIGSLGQSSYEGLRFLEAVANKAGTLAMGPMLAAGRNIVYGGARGPVTVRNGHTRMQMYLAGADGLDFKLIKPI, encoded by the coding sequence GTGCGCGCGACGGTAAACTTCCCGGCTCACGGCGGTCCGGCGTTACCGCCGTCCTTGCTGTTCAGGAATCTGTCGTCCGCGGCAGCGGATTTCGATCTGTCGCCGACTGACGCGCATTTCATGAAGCGCCGCGGCGCACACAACAAGCTCCGCATCGGGGGCTTCATGTGCTGCACCGGCTCGCCCGGCGTTTGGGGCCCGTGCGCGACAAGCAGCGCGCAGCTCGCGGTCGCCGAGATCAACAAGCGCGGCGGCATTCTCGGGCGCGAGATCGAGCTTTCGATCTATGACGCGGGCGGCCCGCTCGACGGGATTCTGAGCCGCGCCGAGCAGGCGATCGCGTCCGATGAGATCGACCTCATCGTCGGACTGCATACCAGCGCGGTGCGCGTGGCGCTGCGCAAGGTCACCACGCGCCACCGCATCCCCTACATCTACACGCCCGTTTACGAGGGCGGCGAGCAGACGCCGGGTGTCATGGCGATCGGCGAGACGCCGCGCTGGCAGAGCCGCCCCTCGATCCACTGGCTCGCCGAGGTCAAGAAGGCGGCGCGCTGGTACCTGATCGGCAGCGACTATGTCTGGCCATGGCAGTCGCACCGCGCGGTGAAGCGCTACATCAAGGAGGCCGGCGGCCATGTCGTCGGCGAAGAGTTCGTTCCCCTCGGCGAAGACAACCACGAGCCGCATCTGGAGCGCATCCGTGCCGCGAGGCCGGACGTCGTCCTGATCTCGTTGATCGGCACCGACAGCATCACGTTCAATCGCGCGTTCGGCGAATGTGGTCTTGGCGCCACGACGCTGCGGCTGGCGGGGGCGATGGACGAGACCGTGCTGCTCGGAATCGGCGCCGACAACAGCGAGAACCTGTTCTGCGCCTCCGGCTATTTCCCCGGCATCGGATCGCGGGCCAACGACGACTTCCAGAGCCGCTATCGCGCGATGTTCGGACCGAACGGCCCCCCGATCGGCTCGCTCGGCCAATCCAGCTATGAGGGACTGCGCTTCCTCGAAGCCGTGGCGAACAAGGCGGGCACGTTGGCGATGGGGCCGATGCTCGCGGCCGGCCGCAACATCGTCTATGGCGGCGCGCGCGGCCCCGTCACGGTCAGGAATGGTCACACCCGGATGCAAATGTATCTCGCCGGGGCGGATGGCCTCGACTTCAAGCTGATCAAACCGATCTGA
- a CDS encoding amidase has protein sequence MTVVLPTPAQLRSVADQCGLSLTDDDVASFRGLMQGSIEAYNLVGAMPDEVPEVKYPRTPGYRPSPEENPRNAWYRKSTVKGAASGKLKGKTVALKDNIMLAGVPMMNGSATLEGYVPDFDATIVTRMLDAGAEIAGKVHCESFCMSGGSHTNAVGAVHNPHKMGYSAGGSSSGSGVVVALGEVDMAIGGDQGGSIRMPSSFCGTYGMKPTWGLVPYTGIMPIEVFVDHTGPMTATVADNALLLEVLAGDDGYDPRIKAPKVEEYTKALGQGVKGMKIGILKEGFEQANAEAAVNESVREAAKRFRDLGATVETVSIPMHLMGPAIWTPIGTEGMTQTMMYGDGYGLSRSDLYSTTLMDFHRGWRRQADSLSETTKLFLLLGTYINNTFGPRYYGKALNISRRLTAAYDKAFKDYDLLLLPTTPMKATKLPEPTASREDYVARALEMISNTAPFDITHHPAMSLPCGMVDGLPVGLMLVGRMFEESTIYRAAHAFEQIGDWKKM, from the coding sequence GTGACAGTTGTCCTTCCCACGCCAGCCCAGTTGCGCAGCGTCGCCGACCAGTGCGGCCTTTCGCTGACCGACGACGACGTCGCCTCGTTCCGCGGCCTGATGCAGGGCTCGATCGAAGCCTACAATCTCGTCGGCGCCATGCCGGACGAGGTGCCGGAGGTCAAATATCCGCGCACGCCGGGCTATCGGCCCTCGCCGGAAGAGAACCCGCGCAACGCCTGGTATCGCAAGTCGACCGTGAAGGGTGCGGCGAGCGGCAAGCTCAAGGGCAAGACGGTCGCACTGAAAGACAACATCATGCTCGCCGGCGTGCCCATGATGAACGGCTCGGCGACGCTCGAAGGCTACGTCCCCGATTTCGACGCCACCATCGTCACCCGCATGCTCGATGCCGGCGCCGAGATCGCCGGAAAAGTCCATTGCGAATCCTTCTGCATGTCCGGCGGCAGCCACACCAACGCGGTCGGCGCCGTCCACAATCCGCACAAGATGGGCTATTCGGCCGGCGGCTCGTCGTCAGGCTCCGGCGTCGTCGTCGCGCTCGGCGAGGTCGACATGGCAATCGGCGGCGACCAGGGTGGTTCGATCCGCATGCCGTCCTCGTTCTGCGGCACCTACGGCATGAAGCCGACCTGGGGCCTCGTGCCCTACACCGGCATCATGCCGATCGAGGTGTTCGTCGATCACACCGGCCCGATGACGGCGACCGTCGCCGACAACGCGCTGCTGCTGGAGGTGCTGGCCGGCGACGACGGCTACGATCCCCGCATCAAGGCGCCCAAGGTCGAGGAGTACACCAAGGCGCTCGGCCAGGGCGTCAAGGGCATGAAGATCGGCATCCTCAAGGAAGGTTTTGAGCAGGCGAACGCGGAGGCCGCCGTGAACGAAAGCGTGCGGGAGGCCGCAAAGCGTTTCAGGGATCTCGGCGCCACGGTCGAGACCGTTTCGATCCCGATGCATCTCATGGGTCCCGCGATCTGGACGCCGATCGGCACCGAGGGCATGACCCAGACCATGATGTATGGCGACGGCTATGGGCTGAGCCGGTCCGATCTCTATTCGACCACGTTGATGGACTTCCATCGCGGCTGGCGGCGGCAGGCCGATTCACTGTCCGAGACCACAAAGCTGTTTCTGCTGCTCGGCACCTACATCAACAACACTTTTGGTCCGCGCTATTACGGCAAGGCGCTCAACATCTCGCGACGCCTGACCGCGGCCTACGACAAGGCCTTCAAAGACTACGATTTGCTGCTGCTGCCGACCACGCCGATGAAGGCGACGAAGCTGCCGGAGCCCACGGCTAGCCGCGAGGACTATGTCGCACGTGCGCTGGAGATGATCTCCAACACTGCGCCGTTCGACATCACCCATCATCCCGCGATGTCGCTGCCCTGCGGCATGGTCGACGGCCTGCCCGTCGGCCTGATGCTGGTCGGCCGCATGTTCGAGGAATCCACCATCTACCGCGCCGCCCACGCCTTCGAGCAGATCGGCGACTGGAAGAAGATGTGA
- a CDS encoding branched-chain amino acid ABC transporter permease: MANAFVAAFEILSFGAIIVLIVLGLGIIASMMGIFNFAQGEFVLLGAYITYLAYAKGLPIWAGMVAAPFVVGALGFVLEALIIRRFYAAPIVAMLGTYALGLIIRESVRGLIGGFYLTVPEPIGGSIDIGAMHISAWRFTIIVITALVMGGCYLLLARTSFGLRVRATLENPSLARASGISTPLIYGATFAFGAALAGLAGALIVPVFSLFADLGLRFLIQGFVAVMVGGVGSFIGPVAGAGVIGTLSAALPWVMAPVVADVLVFVLAIVFIKFRPQGLIAGKGV, encoded by the coding sequence ATGGCTAACGCGTTCGTCGCGGCGTTCGAGATCCTGAGCTTCGGCGCGATCATCGTCCTGATCGTGCTGGGGCTCGGGATCATCGCCAGCATGATGGGCATCTTCAACTTCGCGCAGGGCGAGTTCGTTCTGCTCGGGGCCTACATTACCTATCTCGCCTATGCCAAGGGCCTGCCGATCTGGGCCGGCATGGTCGCCGCGCCCTTCGTCGTCGGCGCGCTCGGCTTCGTGCTGGAGGCGCTGATCATCCGACGCTTTTACGCAGCCCCCATCGTCGCCATGCTCGGCACCTATGCGCTCGGCTTGATCATCCGCGAATCCGTGCGCGGCCTGATCGGCGGCTTCTATCTCACCGTGCCGGAGCCGATCGGCGGCTCGATCGACATCGGCGCCATGCACATCTCGGCATGGCGCTTCACCATCATCGTCATCACGGCGCTGGTGATGGGCGGCTGCTATCTGCTGCTGGCGCGCACCAGCTTCGGCCTGCGCGTGCGCGCCACGCTGGAAAATCCGTCGCTGGCACGCGCCTCCGGAATCTCCACGCCGCTGATCTACGGCGCCACCTTTGCGTTCGGCGCGGCGCTTGCCGGCCTTGCCGGCGCGCTGATCGTCCCCGTGTTCAGCCTGTTTGCCGATCTCGGCCTGCGCTTCCTGATCCAGGGCTTCGTCGCGGTCATGGTTGGCGGCGTCGGTTCCTTCATCGGGCCGGTCGCGGGCGCCGGCGTCATCGGCACGCTCAGTGCCGCGCTGCCCTGGGTGATGGCGCCCGTCGTGGCCGATGTCCTCGTCTTCGTTCTCGCCATCGTCTTCATCAAATTCCGGCCGCAGGGCCTCATTGCTGGAAAAGGGGTTTAG
- a CDS encoding peptidylprolyl isomerase, with product MTTSFPVTKTGLRFGLATALVGCLALALIAGPGRAADDPVLAKVNGAEIKKSDVAMAEEELGPSLAQMDPATKDENVLSFLIDMKIVGKAAEDKKLADGEEFKKRLAFARNRLLMDSLLAGEGKAATTPDAMKKVYEEASKQITGEQEVHARHILVETEDEAKAVKAELDKGADFAELAKKKSKDPGSADGGDLGFFTKEQMVPEFSAIAFALEPGKISDPVKSQFGWHVIKVEEKRSRKAPDFEQVKAQIEQYVTRKAQADYVAKLRAEAKVERLDQPADAAKDAKPADAKPADAKPSDSKMAPPAKK from the coding sequence ATGACCACCTCGTTCCCGGTAACCAAAACCGGCCTGCGCTTCGGCCTCGCCACCGCCCTCGTGGGCTGCCTTGCGCTGGCGCTGATCGCGGGTCCCGGCCGGGCTGCCGACGATCCGGTGCTGGCGAAGGTCAATGGCGCTGAAATCAAGAAGAGCGACGTCGCCATGGCCGAAGAGGAACTCGGGCCGAGCCTCGCCCAGATGGACCCGGCGACCAAGGACGAGAACGTCCTGTCCTTCCTGATCGACATGAAGATCGTCGGCAAGGCCGCCGAGGACAAGAAGCTCGCTGACGGCGAGGAGTTCAAGAAGCGGCTCGCGTTCGCCCGCAACCGCCTGCTGATGGACAGCCTGCTCGCCGGCGAGGGCAAGGCCGCCACCACCCCGGATGCCATGAAGAAGGTCTATGAGGAGGCCTCCAAGCAGATCACCGGCGAGCAGGAAGTGCACGCCCGCCACATCCTGGTCGAGACCGAGGACGAGGCCAAGGCGGTGAAGGCCGAGCTCGACAAGGGCGCCGACTTCGCCGAACTCGCCAAGAAGAAGTCCAAAGATCCGGGCTCGGCCGACGGCGGCGACCTCGGCTTCTTCACCAAGGAGCAGATGGTGCCGGAATTCTCGGCAATCGCCTTCGCGCTCGAGCCGGGCAAGATCTCCGACCCCGTGAAGTCGCAGTTCGGCTGGCACGTCATCAAGGTCGAGGAAAAGCGCAGCCGCAAGGCGCCCGATTTCGAGCAGGTCAAGGCGCAGATCGAGCAGTATGTCACCCGCAAGGCCCAGGCCGACTATGTCGCCAAGCTGCGCGCGGAAGCCAAGGTCGAGCGGCTGGACCAGCCGGCGGATGCGGCCAAGGACGCCAAGCCTGCCGATGCCAAGCCTGCCGATGCGAAGCCGTCCGACAGCAAGATGGCGCCGCCCGCGAAGAAGTAA
- the secA gene encoding preprotein translocase subunit SecA, whose product MIGALARKFFGSANDRRVKGYQSRVNAINALEPEVSKLSDEALKARTAEFRKQLAEGKTLDDLLVPAFATVREAAKRTLGQRHFDVQLIGGMVLHEGDIAEMKTGEGKTLVATLAVYLNALAGKGVHVVTVNDYLARRDSDWMGQIYGFLGLTTGVIVHGLDDSERKMAYACDITYGTNNEYGFDYLRDNMKYRLEDMVQRPHFYAIVDEVDSILIDEARTPLIISGPLDDRSDFYNTIDGFLPKLDKSDYDVDEKQRTVTLTEAGMEKIETLLRDAGQLKGESLYDVENVSVVHHINQALRAHTLFTRDKDYIVRDDEVVIIDEFTGRMMQGRRYSEGLHQALEAKEHVQVQPENQTLASITFQNYFRMYEKLAGMTGTALTEADELFDIYKLEVVEIPTNLPVARLDEDDEVYRTQNEKYAAILAEIERANARLQPVLVGTASIEKSEVIAEYLKKHGYRQIDFGNENSMQKLYAAARAGKPAKLFAVLNARFHEQEAYIVAEAGVPGAITIATNMAGRGTDIKLGGSLEMRIQQEAASIEDQAEKALKIEQIKADIEHFREIVLKAEEEVEIEPAKGSKPAKTVKKPGGLYIMGSERHESRRIDNQLRGRSGRQGDPGRSKFFLSLEDDLMRIFGSDRLDSMLQRLGLQEGEAIIHPWINKALEKAQQKVEARNFDIRKNLLKFDNVQNDQRKVIFDQRVDLMKDDSVAETVADMRHAFIDDLVAKHVPEHAYAEQWDVAGLKEELKRVLDLDLPVEDWAKEEGIADEELLTRIETRADEHMAAKVGQWGPDVMRYVEKTILLQTLDHLWREHLIMLDHLRQVIGLRGYGQRDPLQEYKTEAFNLFQEMSAHLREAVTAQLMRVEIVPPEQEAPVLPPMEAHKFDPNTGEDEMALASVTLGAQATDAALRDPKNPASWGKIGRNEDCPCGSGKKYKHCHGRYA is encoded by the coding sequence ATGATCGGCGCGCTCGCCCGCAAGTTTTTCGGCTCCGCCAACGACCGGCGGGTGAAGGGATATCAGTCCCGCGTCAACGCGATCAACGCGCTGGAGCCCGAGGTCTCGAAACTCTCCGACGAGGCCCTCAAGGCCCGCACCGCCGAGTTCAGGAAGCAGCTCGCCGAGGGCAAGACGCTGGACGACCTCCTGGTCCCCGCTTTCGCCACGGTCCGCGAAGCCGCCAAGCGCACGCTCGGCCAGCGCCATTTCGATGTCCAGCTGATCGGCGGCATGGTGCTGCACGAGGGCGACATCGCCGAGATGAAGACCGGCGAAGGCAAGACCCTGGTTGCAACGCTCGCGGTCTATCTCAACGCGCTCGCCGGCAAGGGCGTCCACGTCGTCACCGTCAACGACTACCTCGCCCGCCGCGACTCCGACTGGATGGGCCAGATCTACGGCTTCCTCGGCTTGACCACCGGCGTGATCGTGCACGGCCTCGACGATTCCGAGCGCAAGATGGCCTATGCCTGCGACATCACCTACGGCACCAACAACGAATACGGCTTCGACTATCTGCGCGACAACATGAAGTACCGGCTCGAGGACATGGTCCAGCGGCCGCACTTCTATGCGATCGTCGACGAAGTCGACTCCATCCTGATCGACGAAGCGCGCACGCCGCTGATCATCTCCGGCCCGCTCGACGACCGCTCCGACTTCTACAACACCATCGACGGCTTCCTGCCCAAGCTCGACAAGTCCGACTACGACGTCGACGAGAAGCAGCGCACGGTGACGCTGACCGAAGCCGGCATGGAGAAGATCGAAACGCTGCTGCGCGATGCCGGACAGCTCAAGGGCGAGTCGCTCTACGACGTCGAGAACGTCTCCGTCGTGCACCACATCAACCAGGCGCTGCGCGCCCATACGCTGTTCACGCGCGACAAGGACTACATCGTCCGCGACGACGAGGTCGTCATCATCGACGAGTTCACCGGCCGCATGATGCAGGGCCGCCGCTATTCCGAAGGCCTGCATCAGGCGCTGGAAGCCAAGGAGCACGTGCAGGTCCAGCCCGAAAACCAGACGCTGGCTTCGATCACCTTCCAGAACTATTTCCGGATGTACGAAAAGCTCGCCGGCATGACCGGCACGGCGCTGACCGAAGCCGACGAATTGTTCGACATCTACAAGCTCGAGGTCGTGGAGATCCCGACCAATTTGCCGGTCGCCCGTCTCGACGAGGACGACGAGGTCTATCGCACCCAGAACGAGAAATACGCCGCGATCCTGGCCGAGATCGAGCGCGCCAATGCGCGGCTGCAGCCCGTGCTGGTCGGCACCGCCTCGATCGAAAAATCGGAAGTGATCGCCGAATATCTCAAGAAGCACGGCTATCGGCAGATCGATTTCGGCAACGAAAATTCGATGCAGAAGCTGTACGCCGCGGCCCGCGCCGGCAAACCGGCAAAGCTGTTCGCGGTGCTGAACGCGCGCTTCCACGAGCAGGAAGCCTACATCGTCGCGGAAGCCGGCGTCCCCGGCGCGATCACGATCGCGACCAACATGGCCGGCCGCGGCACCGACATCAAGCTCGGCGGCTCGCTGGAAATGCGCATCCAGCAGGAGGCCGCTTCGATCGAGGACCAGGCCGAGAAGGCCTTGAAGATCGAGCAGATCAAGGCCGACATCGAGCACTTCCGCGAGATCGTGCTGAAGGCCGAGGAAGAGGTCGAGATCGAGCCGGCGAAGGGTTCGAAGCCGGCCAAGACCGTGAAGAAGCCCGGTGGTCTCTACATCATGGGCTCCGAACGCCACGAATCCCGCCGCATCGACAACCAGCTCCGCGGCCGTTCCGGCCGTCAGGGCGACCCCGGCCGCTCCAAATTCTTCCTGTCGCTGGAAGACGATCTGATGCGCATCTTCGGCTCGGATCGCCTCGACAGCATGCTGCAGCGTCTCGGCCTGCAGGAGGGCGAGGCGATCATCCATCCCTGGATCAACAAGGCGCTCGAAAAGGCGCAGCAGAAGGTCGAGGCCCGCAACTTCGACATCCGCAAGAACCTGCTCAAGTTCGACAACGTCCAGAACGACCAGCGCAAGGTGATCTTCGACCAGCGCGTCGACCTCATGAAGGACGACAGCGTCGCCGAGACCGTCGCCGACATGCGCCACGCCTTCATCGACGACCTCGTCGCCAAGCACGTGCCCGAGCATGCCTATGCCGAGCAGTGGGACGTCGCGGGCCTGAAGGAAGAGCTCAAGCGCGTGCTCGATCTCGACCTGCCGGTCGAGGACTGGGCCAAGGAAGAGGGCATCGCCGACGAGGAGCTGCTCACGCGCATCGAGACCCGGGCCGACGAGCACATGGCGGCCAAGGTCGGGCAATGGGGCCCCGACGTGATGCGTTACGTCGAGAAGACCATTCTGCTGCAGACGCTCGACCATCTCTGGCGCGAGCATCTGATCATGCTCGACCATCTGCGCCAAGTCATCGGCCTGCGCGGCTACGGCCAGCGCGATCCGTTGCAGGAGTACAAGACCGAAGCGTTCAACCTCTTCCAGGAGATGAGCGCGCATCTGCGCGAGGCCGTCACGGCGCAGCTGATGCGGGTCGAGATCGTGCCGCCGGAGCAGGAAGCCCCGGTGCTGCCGCCGATGGAAGCGCACAAGTTCGATCCGAACACCGGCGAGGACGAAATGGCGCTCGCCAGCGTCACACTCGGAGCGCAGGCCACCGACGCCGCGTTGCGCGATCCCAAGAACCCGGCAAGCTGGGGCAAGATCGGCCGCAACGAGGATTGCCCCTGCGGCTCAGGCAAGAAGTACAAGCACTGCCACGGGCGGTATGCCTAA
- a CDS encoding MarR family transcriptional regulator has translation MAKPNTPITEHLAYLLAQANREINRQLELRLSKEGVPVEQWRILKVLSDGNGHSMGELADAVLLNHPTLTKMIDRMVSDTLVYRVQDPNDRRKVLMFISDRGKVLSKKLNSLAVDQEEHILESYGDKSTSELKRLLESLIDSSN, from the coding sequence GTGGCAAAACCGAACACCCCGATCACCGAACACCTCGCCTATTTGCTCGCGCAAGCCAACCGGGAGATCAACCGGCAGCTCGAACTGCGGTTGAGCAAGGAAGGCGTGCCCGTCGAGCAGTGGCGCATCCTGAAAGTCCTGTCGGATGGCAACGGCCATTCGATGGGCGAGCTGGCGGATGCCGTGCTGCTCAACCATCCGACGCTGACCAAGATGATCGACCGCATGGTCTCCGACACGCTGGTCTACCGCGTGCAGGACCCGAACGATCGCCGCAAGGTCCTGATGTTCATCTCCGATCGCGGCAAGGTGCTGAGCAAGAAGCTCAACTCGCTCGCGGTCGACCAGGAGGAGCACATCCTGGAGAGCTACGGCGACAAGTCGACGAGCGAATTAAAGCGGCTGCTGGAGAGCTTGATCGACAGCTCGAATTGA
- a CDS encoding ABC transporter ATP-binding protein: MPLLEATGVKKIFGKLTALDGAALTVGENEFHGLIGPNGSGKSTLMKCIAGAEVPTQGKVSFINTDITAFTPTERARAGMSLKFQITSVLPTLTLYDNILLALQAQSSLFDLVFSRTRGLLHDQVMTMLTQFRLAGRAFDAAAALSHGQQQWLEIAMALACKPKLLLLDEPTGGMSLEERRVTGELLQPIKKHCSLVIVEHDLDFIRDICDRLTVLDQGKVLASGTVSEIQANKAVQEIYLRRA; the protein is encoded by the coding sequence ATGCCGCTCCTTGAAGCCACCGGCGTCAAGAAGATCTTCGGGAAGCTCACCGCGCTCGATGGCGCCGCGCTGACCGTCGGCGAGAACGAGTTTCACGGCCTGATCGGCCCGAACGGCTCCGGCAAGAGCACGCTGATGAAGTGCATTGCCGGCGCCGAGGTGCCGACGCAGGGCAAGGTGAGTTTCATCAACACCGACATCACCGCGTTCACGCCGACCGAACGTGCCCGCGCCGGCATGAGCCTGAAATTCCAGATCACCAGTGTGCTGCCGACGCTGACGCTCTATGACAACATCCTGCTCGCGCTGCAGGCGCAGTCCTCGCTGTTCGATCTCGTGTTCTCGCGCACGCGCGGGCTCCTGCACGATCAGGTCATGACCATGCTGACGCAATTTCGCCTTGCCGGCCGCGCTTTCGATGCGGCCGCGGCGCTGTCGCACGGCCAGCAGCAATGGCTGGAGATCGCGATGGCGCTTGCCTGCAAGCCGAAGCTTCTGCTGCTGGACGAGCCCACCGGCGGCATGAGCCTGGAGGAGCGCCGCGTCACCGGCGAACTGTTGCAGCCGATCAAAAAGCATTGCTCGCTCGTCATCGTCGAGCACGACCTCGATTTCATCCGCGACATCTGCGATCGCCTCACCGTGCTCGACCAGGGCAAGGTGCTGGCATCCGGCACGGTATCGGAAATCCAGGCCAACAAGGCCGTCCAGGAGATCTATTTGCGCCGTGCCTGA
- a CDS encoding substrate-binding protein, protein MFDRTQLSRRRFLSNFAFASGAVATGVGSWVIPAPWANAAEAPIKVGIATDLTGPIAYAGNADANVAKMVIKEINAGGGLLGRPLELYIEDTASNESVAVGNVRKLIQRDKVDMVLGGITSSMRNAIKDPIVARGKTLYIYPQLYEGKECTPYLFCTGPTPAQQCDEFIPWLIKNGGKKFALPSANYVWPHTLNVYARKVIEANGGEVVFEEYYPLDQVDFSSTVNRIISNKVDVVFNTVIPPGVGPFFKQLYEAGFLKNGGRLACVYYDENTLNINQAAEIEGLASCLDYFKVLTKENPFDAKIQAAYEKDFPGNFLFAAGSAATGTYRGLKLWEAAVKEAGKIDRESVAATLDHAKIAEGPGGPAEMVPGKRHCKMKMYTAVAKGGNYEIVGRSDGLVDPKEC, encoded by the coding sequence ATGTTCGATCGCACTCAGCTCTCCCGCCGCCGCTTCCTCTCGAATTTCGCCTTTGCCTCCGGCGCGGTCGCAACCGGCGTCGGCAGCTGGGTGATCCCGGCGCCCTGGGCCAATGCGGCCGAGGCCCCGATTAAGGTCGGTATCGCCACCGACCTCACGGGGCCGATCGCCTATGCCGGCAATGCCGACGCCAACGTCGCCAAGATGGTGATCAAGGAGATCAACGCCGGCGGCGGTCTGCTCGGCCGCCCGCTCGAGCTCTACATCGAGGACACCGCCTCGAACGAATCCGTCGCGGTCGGCAACGTCCGCAAGCTGATCCAGCGCGACAAGGTCGACATGGTGCTCGGCGGCATCACCTCGTCGATGCGCAACGCGATCAAGGACCCGATCGTCGCGCGCGGCAAGACGCTCTACATCTATCCGCAGCTCTACGAAGGCAAGGAGTGCACGCCCTATCTGTTCTGCACCGGACCGACGCCGGCGCAGCAGTGCGACGAGTTCATTCCCTGGCTGATCAAGAACGGCGGCAAGAAGTTCGCGCTGCCGAGCGCCAACTACGTCTGGCCGCACACGCTCAACGTCTATGCCCGCAAGGTGATCGAGGCCAATGGCGGCGAGGTCGTGTTCGAGGAATACTATCCGCTCGACCAGGTCGACTTCTCCTCGACCGTCAACCGCATCATCTCCAACAAGGTCGACGTCGTCTTCAACACCGTCATCCCGCCGGGCGTCGGCCCGTTCTTCAAGCAGCTTTATGAAGCCGGCTTCCTCAAGAACGGCGGACGGCTGGCTTGCGTCTACTATGACGAGAACACGCTCAACATCAATCAGGCCGCCGAGATCGAGGGTCTCGCCAGCTGTCTCGACTATTTCAAGGTGCTGACCAAGGAGAACCCGTTCGACGCAAAAATCCAGGCCGCCTACGAGAAGGATTTCCCGGGCAACTTCCTGTTCGCCGCCGGCAGCGCCGCCACCGGCACCTATCGCGGGCTGAAGCTGTGGGAAGCCGCCGTCAAGGAAGCCGGCAAGATCGACCGCGAGTCGGTCGCGGCTACGCTCGACCACGCCAAGATCGCCGAGGGCCCGGGTGGACCGGCCGAGATGGTCCCGGGCAAGCGGCACTGCAAGATGAAGATGTACACCGCGGTCGCCAAGGGCGGGAATTACGAGATCGTCGGACGCAGCGACGGGCTCGTCGACCCCAAGGAGTGTTAA
- a CDS encoding branched-chain amino acid ABC transporter permease, with amino-acid sequence MLKSMSAVKQAIPAEIGGEADVAMTEHGPTKQAASGRKVLPIVEGVVLAAALLAPLVLQDYLTVFATRVIILALFALSFDLVWGYAGIMSFGQALFFGSAGYGVALLARDLNITNIFLVLPAGTIIGLTFALLLGGFLLLGRHPSSVIFVSLGTLTGSYAADRLARGWYYLGGQNGIPSISSMTLGSYEFSEGPPFYYLVLGLLVVVYLLCRFLVRSQFGLALAGLRENEQRIAFFGYKAQHLKAIIFAIGGAVAGLAGSLYAFHEGFVWPNMVGVVVSTQVVLYVLFGGSGTLIGAVIGAVIVEGVSFWLSDNYREVWPIILGVLLLLVILFRPLGLISFVLGERERVGSFGGKSRKTGKEKRDAAP; translated from the coding sequence ATGCTGAAGTCGATGAGCGCAGTGAAACAGGCGATCCCCGCCGAGATCGGCGGGGAGGCGGACGTCGCCATGACTGAGCACGGACCAACGAAGCAAGCCGCTTCGGGCCGAAAGGTCTTGCCGATCGTGGAGGGCGTCGTGCTCGCCGCGGCGCTGCTCGCCCCGCTGGTGCTGCAGGACTACCTCACGGTGTTCGCGACGCGTGTGATCATCCTCGCGCTGTTCGCGCTGTCGTTCGACCTGGTGTGGGGCTATGCCGGCATCATGAGCTTCGGCCAGGCGCTGTTTTTCGGCTCGGCCGGCTATGGCGTGGCGCTGCTCGCGCGCGACCTCAACATCACCAACATCTTCCTCGTGCTGCCTGCGGGCACCATCATCGGCCTCACCTTTGCGCTGCTGCTGGGCGGCTTCCTGCTGCTGGGACGGCATCCCTCCAGCGTGATCTTCGTCTCGCTGGGCACGCTGACCGGATCCTACGCCGCCGACCGGCTCGCGCGCGGCTGGTACTATCTCGGCGGCCAGAACGGCATCCCCTCGATCTCGTCGATGACGCTCGGCAGTTACGAGTTCTCGGAAGGGCCGCCGTTCTATTATCTCGTGCTTGGCCTTCTCGTTGTGGTCTATCTCCTCTGCCGTTTTCTGGTGCGCTCGCAGTTCGGGTTGGCGCTCGCGGGATTGCGCGAGAACGAGCAGCGCATCGCCTTTTTCGGCTACAAGGCACAGCACCTCAAGGCGATCATCTTCGCGATCGGCGGCGCGGTGGCGGGTCTTGCCGGCAGCCTTTACGCCTTCCACGAAGGTTTCGTCTGGCCCAACATGGTCGGCGTCGTGGTCTCGACGCAAGTCGTGCTCTATGTGCTGTTCGGCGGCTCCGGCACGCTGATCGGCGCCGTCATCGGTGCCGTCATCGTCGAGGGCGTCAGCTTCTGGCTCTCGGACAATTACCGCGAGGTCTGGCCGATCATCCTTGGCGTGCTGCTCCTGCTCGTGATCCTGTTCCGGCCGCTCGGCCTGATCAGTTTCGTGCTCGGCGAGCGCGAGCGGGTCGGCAGCTTTGGTGGGAAATCCAGGAAGACCGGGAAGGAGAAGCGCGATGCCGCTCCTTGA